The following coding sequences lie in one Mercenaria mercenaria strain notata chromosome 5, MADL_Memer_1, whole genome shotgun sequence genomic window:
- the LOC123558614 gene encoding uncharacterized protein LOC123558614, with translation MSSTCESIPILYMKAYNNFDVGFKIGKTFKHFIQEHVTTKTAELLYSFYKTEEGRKLYNAAVETTERCYPHIVEEIKGMAEGSDVSFERLFLQDMASEILLYHSNISNDKEVGHDSEIAGCTDIMVNTSDCRVLAHNEDWGTEVENMMYMVDVDLDKSALCEDDNSKNIKKQETINQVTARRNERYLACIFPGYLAGNTFYVNKTFAVSINSLVPKKVNHGAVPVDILLRALTGCEKIEECVAVMKNDPVGCSYGININIASRKSDDMWTLEVYPDNVHLCFNMCKLFCIILRNFPLLSFLPL, from the coding sequence ATGTCGTCAACATGTGAATCAATACCGATACTTTATATGAAAGCATACAATAACTTTGATGTTggttttaaaattggaaaaacatTTAAGCATTTTATACAAGAGCATGTAACAACCAAAACAGCGGAATTACTGTATTCCTTCTACAAAACTGAAGAGGGAAGGAAGCTGTATAATGCAGCTGTTGAAACAACGGAGAGATGTTATCctcatattgtggaagaaattaaAGGAATGGCCGAAGGATCGGATGTGTCTTTCGAAAGACTATTTCTACAGGATATGGCTTCGGAGATACTTTTGTACCATTCGAACATATCAAATGATAAAGAAGTTGGCCATGACAGCGAAATTGCTGGATGTACAGACATAATGGTGAATACATCAGATTGTAGAGTTCTTGCACATAATGAAGACTGGGGAACGGAGGTTGAAAACATGATGTATATGGTCGACGTAGATCTAGACAAAAGCGCCTTATGTGAAGATGACAacagtaaaaacataaaaaaacaagaaactataaACCAGGTAACTGCAAGACGAAACGAAAGGTATCTCGCATGCATATTTCCAGGGTATCTTGCTGGGaatacattttatgttaataaaacaTTTGCCGTGTCAATAAATTCTCTCGTGCCAAAGAAAGTAAATCATGGCGCTGTGCCAGTTGATATACTTCTCCGTGCCTTAACTGGATGTGAAAAAATAGAAGAGTGTGTCGCCGTTATGAAGAACGATCCTGTGGGCTGTTCTTATGGAATAAACATCAACATTGCAAGCAGGAAGTCAGATGATATGTGGACGTTGGAAGTCTATCCAGATAATGTACATTTATGTTTCAATATGTGTAAATTATTTTGcatcattttaagaaattttccgCTTCTCTCCTTTCTACCTTTAtga